From a single Mobula birostris isolate sMobBir1 chromosome 13, sMobBir1.hap1, whole genome shotgun sequence genomic region:
- the LOC140206817 gene encoding uncharacterized protein, translating into MAHQRVHTGEQLFTCSDCGKGFTRSSALLRHQSVHTGERPFTCLDCGKGFTCSSKLKVHQRVHTGERPFTCSDCGKGFSSSSQLKIHQRFHTGERPFTCSDCGKGFTSSSELKGHQRFHTGEKPFTCSDCGKGFTRSSDLLVHTSVHTGERPFKCSDCGKGFTQSSKLKVHQRVHTGERPFTCSVCGKGFTWSSNLKAHQRVHTGELPFTCSDCGKGFTYSSHLKGHQRVHTGERPFTCSDCGKGFSRSSHLLVHKSVHTGERQFTCSVCGKGFTQSSQLKGHQSVHTGERPFTCSDCGKGFTRSFHLLRHQRLHTGERPFTCSDFGKRFSQPNQPNVHD; encoded by the coding sequence atggctcaccagcgagttcacactggagagcagctgttcacctgctcagactgtgggaagggattcactcggtcatccgccctactgagacaccagtcagttcacaccggggagcggccgttcacctgcctggactgtgggaagggatttacttgctcatctaaactgaaggtacatcagagagttcacactggagagaggccattcacctgctcagactgtgggaagggattcagttcgtcatctcaactgaagatacatcagcgatttcacactggggagcggccgttcacctgctcggactgtgggaagggattcacttcgtcatctgaactgaagggacatcagcgatttcacaccggtgagaagccgttcacctgctcagactgtgggaagggattcactcggtcatccgacctactggtacacacgtcagttcatactggggagaggccgttcaaatgctcagactgtgggaagggattcactcagtcatctaaactgaaggtacatcagagagttcacactggggagaggccgttcacctgctcagtgtgtgggaagggattcacttggtcatccaacctgaaggcacaccagcgagttcacactggggagctgccgttcacctgctcagactgtgggaagggattcacatactcatctcatctgaagggacatcagcgagttcacactggggagaggccgttcacctgctcagactgtgggaagggattcagtcggtcatcccacctacttgtacacaagtcagttcacactggggagaggcagttcacctgctcagtgtgtgggaagggattcactcagtcatctcaactgaagggacaccagtcagttcacactggggagaggccgtttacctgctcagactgtgggaaaggattcactcggtcattccacctactgagacaccagcgacttcacactggggagaggccgttcacctgctcagactttgggaagagattctctcagccaaatcaaccaaatgtgcatgactga